Within Flavobacterium pisciphilum, the genomic segment AAAACCATCTGGGCGGTTATACTCTCACTACCTGTAGTAGCTATTGGTATGTTCTTTATGGATATGCCTTATGGCAATGAGATTATGTGGTTCTTTTCGACTCCTGTAGTACTTTGGCTCGGTAAAGATTTCTTCATTAATGCATGGAAGCAAACAAAGAACCGTTCTGCTAATATGGATACATTGGTAGCTTTGAGTACTGGAATCGCTTACCTCTTCAGTGTATTTAATATGTTGTTTATGGATTTCTGGCATCAACGCGGATTACACGCCCACGTTTACTTTGAAGCGGCTGCCGTAGTTATAACATTCATCCTATTAGGTAAATTACTAGAAGAAAAGGCTAAAGGCAACACCTCAACTGCTATTAAAAAGTTAATGGGATTACAGCCAAAAACTGTCATAGTTATACAAGCTGATGGAACAGAAAAACAAATCGCTATTGAAGAAGTAACTGTTGGAGCTATCATCTTAGTAAAGCCAGGTGAAAAAATTGCCGTAGATGGAGTGGTTACTTCTGGAAATTCATACGTTGATGAAAGTATGTTGAGCGGTGAGCCTGTTCCTGTATTAAAAAAAGAGCACGAAAAGGTATTTGCTGGAACTATAAACCAAAAAGGAAGCTTTCAATTTAAAGCGGTTAAAGTTGGTAAAGAAACCATGCTTGCTCAGATTATAAAAATGGTGCAAGAAGCTCAAGGAAGTAAAGCGCCTGTACAGAAATTGGTAGATAAGATTGCAGGTATTTTTGTCCCAATTGTAATTGGTATTGCCATCCTTACCTTTGTTACATGGTTATTACTTGGAGGTGATAATGCTGTTGCACAAGCATTAATGGCTGCAGTTACTGTATTGGTTATTGCTTGTCCTTGTGCATTGGGTCTTGCTACACCTACAGCCATAATGGTTGGTGTAGGTAAAGGTGCTGAAAATGGTATACTGATTAAAGATGCTGAGAGTTTAGAACTAGCGAGAAAAGTTACTGCTATTGTCTTAGATAAAACTGGAACTATTACCGAAGGTAGACCTCAGGTTACTGGCGTTAAATGGTTAGATAATATAGATACAACAAAAGATATCTTAATTAGCATTGAAAAACAATCAGAACATCCTCTAGCAGAAGCTGTAGTGAAAAATTTTGAGGGTGTACAAACCGTTGTTTTATCTGATTTTGATAGTATCACTGGTAAAGGGGCAAAAGCGGATTATATGGGGCAAACCTATTTTGTCGGTAATAAGAAATTATTAGAAGAAAATAATATCTCTATTGACAATCAATTATTGAATCAAGCCGATAAATGGGGCAAAGAGTCAAAGACTGTAATATGGTTTACTGACAGCAAACAAACATTATCTGTAATTGCAATTTCTGATAAAATCAAAGAAACATCTGTTGAAGCTATCAAACAAATGCAAGATATGGGCATTGAACTGTATATGCTTACTGGTGATAACGAAGCAACTGCAAAAGCTATTGCTAGTCAAACAGGAATCAAACATTATAAGGCAGAAGTATTACCGCAACACAAAGCCGATTTTGTAAAAGAACTACAGCAACAAGGTAAAACAGTAGCAATGGTGGGTGATGGTATAAATGATAGTACTGCACTAGCGACTGCTGATGTAAGTATTGCAATGGGTAAAGGAAGTGATATCGCAATGGACGTTGCAAAAATGACCATTATTTCATCTGACTTGACAAAAATACCACAAGCCATACGCCTATCTAAACAAACTGTATTAACAATCAAACAAAATCTATTTTGGGCATTTATCTATAATCTAATCGGTATTCCTCTTGCAGCAGGTATATTGTATCCAATTAATGGCTTTTTGTTGAATCCGATGATAGCAGGTGCAGCAATGGCTTTGAGTAGCGTAAGTGTGGTAAGTAATAGCTTGCGATTGAAGTGGAAAAAATAATCTCCATTCAAAACGGTTTAATAATTCTATTTATATCATCAAAAAAACTAGCAAAATGAAAAATCTAACAACCAATATTTCCAATATACAGAGTGATCACTGCCTATCAAAAATAAGCCATGCGACTTTAGACCTAAACAGTTGGATGCGATGGAAAAAACCTTAAAATTACTAATCAAAGGAATGGTATGCAACAGATGCATTTATGTCCTATCAGAAGAATTTGTAAAACTTGGTCTTGATGTTTCCGAAATACGTTTAGGTGAAATAATCTTAAAGGATACAGGCAAAAAAATTGAAGAACAGGTTATCAGAACGATGCTTAAAAAAAATGGATTCGATCTGTTATATAGTAAGAATCAAAAAATTATCAATCTGATTAAAGACACTGTTGAAAAGGGGATTCAAGAACAATTAGATACAGGAGAACCAATTAAATTTTCAACACTCATAAGCAACGAATTACACAAAGACTACGATGCATTGAGTTTCTTGTTTTCAACTTCTGAGGGGTATACCTTAGAAAAATTCATCATTTCGAAAAAGATAGAAAAAGTAAAAGAGCTTTTAGTATATACAGATCAATCGATGACAGAAATTACAAATTCTTTAGGTTATAATAGTCCGGCGCATCTGTCTAATCAATTAAAAAAATATACTGGTTTTACTTCTTCTTATTATAAACAAATAAGACGCGATAAAATGGCAATTGTACAAAATCAATTAAGTAAAAATAATAGTTCATAAAAACTCTTGATGCAACTTTATTAACTAAAGTGTACAATACTATTTAAGTAAAATTAGCTTATAAAACCCTGTTCATATTATATGAACAGGGTTTTTCTTTTTCATGCATTTAACTCAGCAATAAAAAACAACAACACACTAACATACAGTATTTTAACCCAGTATTTATCATTGTTTTTTTCTTTATAATCAGAAGTAAATTTCACAACTCTTACCTGTAATTGTGCAGGAAGCCCGCTTGCATTAGTATGTAATTTTGCTTGTGAAATTTAATTTTTATTGAATAATTAAAATATAAAACCATGACATATAATAAATACACTACCAGAAGGTTTGGGGTTTTAATTCCTCTATTTAGCGTCCTATTGATTGCTTGCGAAAACAAAGAACAAAAAACGGCTCCTGCAAATTCAACTGCCAAAGTAGATGTCCCAAAATTACCTGTAGACATCATCATTGCGAATGAGCAGGAACTCAATCAAGAAGAAGCTATAGTGGGAACAATGCTCCCCTATCGTGAAGTCACTATTATGAGTGAATTATCTCAAAAAATCACTAAAGTGGCTTTTAAAGAAGGTAGCTACGTAAGTCAAGGAGCTATTCTTTACACATTAAACAATGCAGATATTAAGTCCCGACTAAAACAGATTGGTGCTGAATTAAAATTGGCTCGATTGGATAAAGACAGATTGGGCAATCTTTTAAAAACCGAAACTGTAAAACAGCAAGAATATGATGAGGGTTTAATGCGCTTACATTCCTTGGAGGCACAAAAAGAGTTTCTTGATGTAGAATTGGCTAAGACTGTAATTAGAGCTCCATTTTCTGGAAAAATTGGTATTTCAAAAGTACACGAAGGTGCCTATGTATCTCCTAATATGCAACTTGTTACACTTCAAGATCAAAATAGAATTAAAATCAATTTCTCTGTCCCTGAAAGATACCTTTCATTAATAAAAACAGGAAATCAAATAAAGTTTAATACTGAACTATCTGACCAACAACATTCAGCTACTATCTCTGCTACTGAACCTGGACTTGATACAAGCAGAAGCCTACAAGTACAAGCCATATCTAATAATACCAACGGACAATTCCGAGCTGGTTTATCTGCCAAAGTTTATTTCCCAATTACCTCCAAGGGTTCAAGTGGTGTGATGATACCTACGGAAGCTCTAATACCGGGTGAGAAAGGCTATACTGTTTTTGTTATAAAAAATGGTTTAGCAAAAGCTCTGGCTGTAACCATAAGCAACAGAACAGAAACAAACGCAATCATCACGTCTGGGGTAAAAACTGGTGACCGTATTATTATCTCAAATACGTTACGTCTTGGCGACGGCACTCCTGTAACAGCCGTTACGTCTAAATAATCTATTTTAATTTGTAATGTTATGAGTATATCATCTTTAAGTATAAAAAAACCAGTTTTGGCTGGAGTATTTTCCGTTCTTATTGTCATTTTAGGCATCATTGGATGGAAAGAATTAGGTATTCGTGAATTTCCATTAACAGAACCACCTGTAATATCTGTGGTTACTTTCTATCCTGGTGCAAGTCCAGATGTAATAGCATCCAAGCTTACCAAACCGATGGAAGAGTCTATTGCTGAAGCTAACGGAATACGAACCATCTCTTCTGAATCTAGAGAGCAAGTAAGTGTAATCTCTATAGAGTTTAACCGAGAAATAGACATCGAAGATGCACTAAACGATGTTCGGGATAAGGTAGCTAAATCTCGAAATCAGCTTCCATCTGATGTTGACCCTCCAATTGTTGAAAAATCTTCTTCACCAGATAATCTTGTGGCTTTCCTTGAAGTAGAAAGCGATACCAAAGATATAAAAGAAGTAAGCCATCTGGCATCTACGATTATTAAAGACAGGATGCAATCTATCCCCGGCATTAGCCAAGTAGCCGTTGTCGGTGAACATAAATATGCCATGCGTCTTCGGTTTGAGCCTGTAAAACTTGCTGCCTATCAACTTACTGCCGAAGACATTCGCAAGGCATTGCTAAGAGAAAACATCGATCTGCCTTCTGGACGAATAGAAGGTAATAACAGTGAACTAAGTATCCGAACATTGGGACGTCTTACGACGATAAAAGATTTTGAAGAAATGCCTATTAAGCAAGTCGGAAATACTGTAATTCGATTGAGAGATATAGGTTCTGCCGAATTGGGAGAAGTAAATGAACGAACTGCTATTATCAACGAAACAGGAAACCTAAATCGTATTGGAGTTGGAGTAGCAATTCAAATACAACGAGGTGCCAATGCCATTGCTGTCGTAGATGAATTTTATAAACGACTTGAAGTATTACGCAAAGAAGTACCAACTGATTATCGATTAATAGTGGGCTTTGATTATACACGTCCTGTACGGGAATCTATTAAAGAAGTAGAAGAAACCTTATTTATTGCTTTTGGTCTAGTGGTATTAATTATCTTTTTATTTTTAAGAGACTGGAGGTCTACAATTATTCCAGTGCTTGCTATTCCTGTATCAATTCTTTCTGCATTTTTTATTATGTACATAGCAGGGTTTTCTATAAATGTATTAACCCTTTTGGGATTGGTACTTGCGATAGGACTTGTAGTAGATGATGCCATCGTTGTGCTTGAAAACATTTATAAAAAAATTGAAGAAGGCATGACGCCTATACAAGCGGCATTCAAAGGTTCCAAAGAGATTTATTTTGCCGTTATTTCAACTACCATTACACTGGCTGCAGTATTCCTTCCAATTGTTTTTATGGGAGGTATCAGTGGACAGCTCTTTAAAGAATTTGCCATTGTAGTATCTGGCTCTGTGTTAGTATCAGCTTTTGTTGCCCTTACACTTACGCCAATGTTAGGTGCTTATTTTTTAAAGAAAAAAGAAAAACCAGGATGGTTCTACGAAACTACTGAACCTTTCTTTCTTCGTTTGAACAATGGATATGCTCGTTTGCTTATTGCGTTCATGAAATTCAGATGGTTAGCTTGGATATTTTTAGCAGGTACAGCCTCTCTTATTTATTTTGTCGGCAAAGAACTTCCATCAGAACTTGCACCTGTAGAAGATCGTTCTAATATGAGCCTCATAGCCGTTGCTCCCGAAGGAGTTTCTTTTGATTATATGAAAAAACATATGACTGAAGTGGGTAAATATGTAAATGACTCTACCGAAGGACTGTATCAAACTTATTCTATGGTGGCCATTTCATTCATCCCTGCTCCTGCTGCCGTTAATGTGGCTGTACAAAGTATTTATCTCAAAGATCCTAAAGAAAGGAAAAAAACCATACAGGATTTGTATAACCAATATGGTGCAGCTTCAGGAAAATTTAGAGGGTTTCTATTATTTCCGTATCTGCCTCCAACTATTGGTACTCGTTACGGTGGTGGTATGCCAGTGCAATATGTATTACAAGCACAAAACCTAGACAGTTTAACAGCAATACTTCCGAAATTTTTAGCAGCAGCTCGTCAAAGTAAGAAACTTATGTTTGTTGATGCTGACCTAAAAATTAATAAGCCTGAAGTAAAAATAAACATCGACAGACAAAAAGCAGCCTTAATGGGCGTATCAATACAAGAGGTTGCCCGCACATTACAGCTTTCATTTTCAGGACAACGCTATGGTTATTTTTTGCGTAATGATCGCCAGTATGAAGTAATTGGACAATTAGACAAAACAAATAGAAATGATATGAGTGACCTAAATGCCATTCATGTTCGCTCAGCAACAGGCCAGATGATT encodes:
- a CDS encoding helix-turn-helix domain-containing protein, with the protein product MEKTLKLLIKGMVCNRCIYVLSEEFVKLGLDVSEIRLGEIILKDTGKKIEEQVIRTMLKKNGFDLLYSKNQKIINLIKDTVEKGIQEQLDTGEPIKFSTLISNELHKDYDALSFLFSTSEGYTLEKFIISKKIEKVKELLVYTDQSMTEITNSLGYNSPAHLSNQLKKYTGFTSSYYKQIRRDKMAIVQNQLSKNNSS
- a CDS encoding efflux RND transporter permease subunit — protein: MSISSLSIKKPVLAGVFSVLIVILGIIGWKELGIREFPLTEPPVISVVTFYPGASPDVIASKLTKPMEESIAEANGIRTISSESREQVSVISIEFNREIDIEDALNDVRDKVAKSRNQLPSDVDPPIVEKSSSPDNLVAFLEVESDTKDIKEVSHLASTIIKDRMQSIPGISQVAVVGEHKYAMRLRFEPVKLAAYQLTAEDIRKALLRENIDLPSGRIEGNNSELSIRTLGRLTTIKDFEEMPIKQVGNTVIRLRDIGSAELGEVNERTAIINETGNLNRIGVGVAIQIQRGANAIAVVDEFYKRLEVLRKEVPTDYRLIVGFDYTRPVRESIKEVEETLFIAFGLVVLIIFLFLRDWRSTIIPVLAIPVSILSAFFIMYIAGFSINVLTLLGLVLAIGLVVDDAIVVLENIYKKIEEGMTPIQAAFKGSKEIYFAVISTTITLAAVFLPIVFMGGISGQLFKEFAIVVSGSVLVSAFVALTLTPMLGAYFLKKKEKPGWFYETTEPFFLRLNNGYARLLIAFMKFRWLAWIFLAGTASLIYFVGKELPSELAPVEDRSNMSLIAVAPEGVSFDYMKKHMTEVGKYVNDSTEGLYQTYSMVAISFIPAPAAVNVAVQSIYLKDPKERKKTIQDLYNQYGAASGKFRGFLLFPYLPPTIGTRYGGGMPVQYVLQAQNLDSLTAILPKFLAAARQSKKLMFVDADLKINKPEVKINIDRQKAALMGVSIQEVARTLQLSFSGQRYGYFLRNDRQYEVIGQLDKTNRNDMSDLNAIHVRSATGQMIPLSNLVTTEEAVSPAAIYRYDQYISATISAATAPGVSLAEGIEEIKKIKSEVLNESFKTSLAGQSRDYQESQGNIGFTLILALVLIYMILAAQFGSLRDPLTIMLTVPMAITGALLSLYWFGQSLNVFSQIGIITLVGLITKNGILIVEFANHLKESGLSRYDAAIQAAEQRFRPILMTSLAMIFGALPIALTVNSRQSLGIVIAGGLVFSGILTLFIIPAVYSYLSSTKPEKIVVEEDNEETN
- a CDS encoding heavy metal translocating P-type ATPase; amino-acid sequence: MATIKTKETIYIPLENVDSEHCALIVTKGLAQVKGVETYNIELNNRRAAITVSDNEIVGNAVKTIKDLGYGVTTVKNSFPVLGMTCASCAGSAESIIKYESGVVDASVNFATGNLTVEYLPNMTDASKLQKAAQAVGYDLLIVDETQQQESLEVIHAEKFRKLKNKTIWAVILSLPVVAIGMFFMDMPYGNEIMWFFSTPVVLWLGKDFFINAWKQTKNRSANMDTLVALSTGIAYLFSVFNMLFMDFWHQRGLHAHVYFEAAAVVITFILLGKLLEEKAKGNTSTAIKKLMGLQPKTVIVIQADGTEKQIAIEEVTVGAIILVKPGEKIAVDGVVTSGNSYVDESMLSGEPVPVLKKEHEKVFAGTINQKGSFQFKAVKVGKETMLAQIIKMVQEAQGSKAPVQKLVDKIAGIFVPIVIGIAILTFVTWLLLGGDNAVAQALMAAVTVLVIACPCALGLATPTAIMVGVGKGAENGILIKDAESLELARKVTAIVLDKTGTITEGRPQVTGVKWLDNIDTTKDILISIEKQSEHPLAEAVVKNFEGVQTVVLSDFDSITGKGAKADYMGQTYFVGNKKLLEENNISIDNQLLNQADKWGKESKTVIWFTDSKQTLSVIAISDKIKETSVEAIKQMQDMGIELYMLTGDNEATAKAIASQTGIKHYKAEVLPQHKADFVKELQQQGKTVAMVGDGINDSTALATADVSIAMGKGSDIAMDVAKMTIISSDLTKIPQAIRLSKQTVLTIKQNLFWAFIYNLIGIPLAAGILYPINGFLLNPMIAGAAMALSSVSVVSNSLRLKWKK
- a CDS encoding efflux RND transporter periplasmic adaptor subunit; the encoded protein is MTYNKYTTRRFGVLIPLFSVLLIACENKEQKTAPANSTAKVDVPKLPVDIIIANEQELNQEEAIVGTMLPYREVTIMSELSQKITKVAFKEGSYVSQGAILYTLNNADIKSRLKQIGAELKLARLDKDRLGNLLKTETVKQQEYDEGLMRLHSLEAQKEFLDVELAKTVIRAPFSGKIGISKVHEGAYVSPNMQLVTLQDQNRIKINFSVPERYLSLIKTGNQIKFNTELSDQQHSATISATEPGLDTSRSLQVQAISNNTNGQFRAGLSAKVYFPITSKGSSGVMIPTEALIPGEKGYTVFVIKNGLAKALAVTISNRTETNAIITSGVKTGDRIIISNTLRLGDGTPVTAVTSK